A portion of the Oreochromis niloticus isolate F11D_XX linkage group LG10, O_niloticus_UMD_NMBU, whole genome shotgun sequence genome contains these proteins:
- the camkk1a gene encoding calcium/calmodulin-dependent protein kinase kinase 1 isoform X1: protein MAMSSDAGCERLDPNSSTQTSGLTDIMAAMTTKDSDGSAASSARNGGSQQDVAQAKRPLPTRPHLTGRKLSLQERTHISPRRPTVECKRVSISDSQDCIQLNQYKLKSEIGKGSYGVVKLAYNEDDDKHYAMKLVSKKKLMKQCGFPRRPPPRGPKVAQGEQPKILGPLERVYQEIAILKKLDHVNIVKLVEVLDDPSEDNLHMVFELMRKGPVMEVPTDNPLSEEQARLYFRDVILGIEYLHYQKIVHRDIKPSNLLLGDDGHVKIADFGVSNQFEGNDALLSSTAGTPAFMAPETLSDTRKSFSGKALDVWAMGVTLYCFAFGKCPFIDEYILALHNKIRTKPVEFPETPKTSEELQNLILQMLDKNPDTRITIPEIKMDPWVTQGGADPLPLEEDHCSVVEVTEEDIQNSVKFVPSLSAVILVKAMLRKRSFSNPFECPSRREERSMSAPGSLLMDSWPFRPSFKLQPSLRKASTGDGPREGELEDLHEDEPSS, encoded by the exons ATGGCTATGAGCAGTGACGCTGGCTGTGAGAGGTTGGACCCGAACTCTTCTACGCAGACCAGTGGTCTCACGGACATCATGGCCGCCATGACAACAAAAGACTCTGATGGCTCAGCCGCCAGCAGCGCGAGGAACGGTGGCTCCCAGCAGGATGTGGCTCAGGCCAAGCGGCCTCTTCCAACGCGGCCTCACCTGACTGGGAGGAAGCTGTCTTTGCAGGAGAGGACGCACATCTCCCCTCGCAGGCCTACTGTGGAGTGTAAACGGGTGTCCATATCTGACTCCCAG GACTGTATCCAGTTGAACCAGTATAAGCTGAAGAGTGAGATTGGAAAG GGCTCCTATGGTGTGGTAAAACTTGCCTACAATGAAGATGATGACAAACATTAT GCCATGAAGCTGGTGTCCAAGAAGAAGTTAATGAAGCAGTGCGGGTTTCCTC GTCGCCCACCCCCAAGAGGACCAAAGGTGGCCCAGGGGGAGCAGCCCAAAATCTTAGGACCCCTGGAAAGAGTCTACCAAGAGATCGCCATACTTAAAAAACTGGACCATGTCAACATTGTCAAACTGGTGGAG GTGCTGGATGATCCATCGGAGGACAACCTTCACATGG TGTTTGAGCTGATGCGTAAGGG CCCAGTGATGGAAGTGCCCACAGACAATCCTTTGTCAGAAGAACAAGCTCGCTTATACTTCAGAGACGTTATCCTGGGTATCGAATACT tgcaCTACCAGAAGATTGTCCACCGGGACATCAAACCCTCTAACTTGTTGCTCGGGGACGATGGCCATGTGAAGATTGCAGACTTTGGAGTCAGCAACCAGTTTGAGGGCAACGACGCTTTGCTGTCCAGCACTGCTGGCACTCCGGCTTTTATGGCACCAGAGACACTGTCAGATACTCGCAAGAGCTTCAGTGGAAAA GCACTGGATGTTTGGGCCATGGGAGTTACCCTCTACTGCTTTGCCTTTGGAAAG TGTCCCTTCATTGACGAGTACATACTGGCTTTGCATAATAAGATAAGGACCAAGCCTGTAGAATTCCCAGAAAC gCCAAAAACCAGTGAAGAGCTGCAGAATCTGATTTTACAGATGTTGGATAAAAACCCAGACACCAGGATCACCATCCCAGAGATCAAG ATGGACCCGTGGGTGACCCAGGGAGGTGCTGACCCCCTGCCCCTGGAGGAGGACCACTGCTCTGTGGTAgaggtgacagaggaggatatCCAGAACTCGGTCAAATTCGTTCCCAGCCTCTCTGCAGTG atCTTGGTAAAGGCCATGCTGAGAAAGCGCTCCTTCAGTAACCCTTTTGAGTGCCCAAGCCGGCGAGAGGAGAGGTCCATGTCTGCACCTGGTAGTCTGCTCAT
- the camkk1a gene encoding calcium/calmodulin-dependent protein kinase kinase 1 isoform X2, with amino-acid sequence MAMSSDAGCERLDPNSSTQTSGLTDIMAAMTTKDSDGSAASSARNGGSQQDVAQAKRPLPTRPHLTGRKLSLQERTHISPRRPTVECKRVSISDSQDCIQLNQYKLKSEIGKGSYGVVKLAYNEDDDKHYAMKLVSKKKLMKQCGFPRRPPPRGPKVAQGEQPKILGPLERVYQEIAILKKLDHVNIVKLVEVLDDPSEDNLHMVFELMRKGPVMEVPTDNPLSEEQARLYFRDVILGIEYLHYQKIVHRDIKPSNLLLGDDGHVKIADFGVSNQFEGNDALLSSTAGTPAFMAPETLSDTRKSFSGKALDVWAMGVTLYCFAFGKCPFIDEYILALHNKIRTKPVEFPETPKTSEELQNLILQMLDKNPDTRITIPEIKMDPWVTQGGADPLPLEEDHCSVVEVTEEDIQNSVKFVPSLSAVILVKAMLRKRSFSNPFECPSRREERSMSAPGSLLMKASTGDGPREGELEDLHEDEPSS; translated from the exons ATGGCTATGAGCAGTGACGCTGGCTGTGAGAGGTTGGACCCGAACTCTTCTACGCAGACCAGTGGTCTCACGGACATCATGGCCGCCATGACAACAAAAGACTCTGATGGCTCAGCCGCCAGCAGCGCGAGGAACGGTGGCTCCCAGCAGGATGTGGCTCAGGCCAAGCGGCCTCTTCCAACGCGGCCTCACCTGACTGGGAGGAAGCTGTCTTTGCAGGAGAGGACGCACATCTCCCCTCGCAGGCCTACTGTGGAGTGTAAACGGGTGTCCATATCTGACTCCCAG GACTGTATCCAGTTGAACCAGTATAAGCTGAAGAGTGAGATTGGAAAG GGCTCCTATGGTGTGGTAAAACTTGCCTACAATGAAGATGATGACAAACATTAT GCCATGAAGCTGGTGTCCAAGAAGAAGTTAATGAAGCAGTGCGGGTTTCCTC GTCGCCCACCCCCAAGAGGACCAAAGGTGGCCCAGGGGGAGCAGCCCAAAATCTTAGGACCCCTGGAAAGAGTCTACCAAGAGATCGCCATACTTAAAAAACTGGACCATGTCAACATTGTCAAACTGGTGGAG GTGCTGGATGATCCATCGGAGGACAACCTTCACATGG TGTTTGAGCTGATGCGTAAGGG CCCAGTGATGGAAGTGCCCACAGACAATCCTTTGTCAGAAGAACAAGCTCGCTTATACTTCAGAGACGTTATCCTGGGTATCGAATACT tgcaCTACCAGAAGATTGTCCACCGGGACATCAAACCCTCTAACTTGTTGCTCGGGGACGATGGCCATGTGAAGATTGCAGACTTTGGAGTCAGCAACCAGTTTGAGGGCAACGACGCTTTGCTGTCCAGCACTGCTGGCACTCCGGCTTTTATGGCACCAGAGACACTGTCAGATACTCGCAAGAGCTTCAGTGGAAAA GCACTGGATGTTTGGGCCATGGGAGTTACCCTCTACTGCTTTGCCTTTGGAAAG TGTCCCTTCATTGACGAGTACATACTGGCTTTGCATAATAAGATAAGGACCAAGCCTGTAGAATTCCCAGAAAC gCCAAAAACCAGTGAAGAGCTGCAGAATCTGATTTTACAGATGTTGGATAAAAACCCAGACACCAGGATCACCATCCCAGAGATCAAG ATGGACCCGTGGGTGACCCAGGGAGGTGCTGACCCCCTGCCCCTGGAGGAGGACCACTGCTCTGTGGTAgaggtgacagaggaggatatCCAGAACTCGGTCAAATTCGTTCCCAGCCTCTCTGCAGTG atCTTGGTAAAGGCCATGCTGAGAAAGCGCTCCTTCAGTAACCCTTTTGAGTGCCCAAGCCGGCGAGAGGAGAGGTCCATGTCTGCACCTGGTAGTCTGCTCAT